A window from Flavobacterium gyeonganense encodes these proteins:
- a CDS encoding glycoside hydrolase family 43 protein — MKTFKLTIISLLCFFISNINFAQNNKQKSSLKKQFRYTNPITRDSAISMRDHFIIKESDTWYCVGTSNPVWEGHNPGVRLLVSKDLLNWKQHSFLIDAKKLPPNTPYNGRFWAPEIHKIKGKFYMTVNSGEVTKEDPKGMATHNVWLFSSDKITGPYKLLNGPITPQYNNDATLFEDEDGQVYFYCSGNGLFQAKIDLKTGKLTTPLAKFLDKKQPGWPDWMVGGIEGPFVIKKEGTYFMFFSTWTRGYEVALLKSKSPFGPWELASPDPIFGTRKKQYREQMAREGGYENLFLLIPKTLIRRPAIMHYL, encoded by the coding sequence ATGAAAACATTTAAACTAACTATAATATCATTATTATGCTTTTTTATTTCAAATATAAATTTTGCACAAAATAATAAACAGAAAAGTTCTCTAAAAAAACAATTTCGCTATACTAATCCTATTACAAGGGATTCTGCAATTTCAATGCGGGATCATTTTATTATCAAAGAAAGTGATACCTGGTATTGCGTGGGAACGTCCAATCCTGTTTGGGAAGGACATAATCCCGGAGTTCGTTTATTAGTTTCAAAGGATCTGCTTAACTGGAAACAGCATTCTTTTTTAATTGACGCTAAGAAATTACCTCCAAATACACCATATAATGGGAGATTCTGGGCTCCTGAAATTCATAAAATAAAAGGTAAATTTTATATGACTGTAAACAGTGGAGAAGTAACCAAAGAAGATCCGAAAGGTATGGCTACTCATAATGTCTGGCTTTTTTCGTCAGATAAAATTACTGGTCCTTATAAACTGTTAAATGGCCCAATCACACCTCAATATAACAACGATGCGACATTATTTGAAGACGAAGATGGCCAGGTATATTTTTACTGCAGTGGAAACGGCCTTTTTCAGGCAAAAATTGATTTGAAAACCGGAAAATTAACCACACCACTAGCTAAGTTTCTAGATAAAAAACAACCTGGATGGCCCGATTGGATGGTTGGCGGTATTGAAGGTCCTTTTGTTATTAAAAAAGAAGGGACTTATTTTATGTTTTTCTCAACATGGACACGTGGATATGAAGTTGCCTTACTCAAATCAAAAAGTCCTTTCGGGCCGTGGGAACTCGCTTCACCGGATCCTATTTTTGGAACCCGCAAAAAACAGTATAGAGAACAAATGGCAAGAGAAGGTGGTTATGAAAATCTTTTTTTACTGATACCGAAGACCCTTATCAGGAGACCGGCCATAATGCACTATTTATAG
- a CDS encoding DUF1852 domain-containing protein, with product MEAIVLADSGINEKNDMENIDNTIKSDFAFKLESTCLDENYHPSSQTRLTTNFANLARGDNRQQNLRNALNMINNRFNALAHLDNPKADRYLLELEIITVIMSIDDKNRINNLPLIEVLKTNIFDRKTNQRIEGVAGNNFSSYVRDYDFSILLIEHNKNKSDFCIPENFGDLHGKLYKCFVSSATYKEHFKMSPIICLSVSSNKTYTRTEYQHPVLGFEYLQNEYSITDEYFSKMGLKVRFFMPPNSVAPMAFYHSGDLLADYTDLGLISSISTMETFQKIYRPEIYNSNSAAGRIYQPSLKHEDYSLTRVVYDREERSRLAVEQGKYAEEHFIKPYKSVLEQWSAHFDL from the coding sequence ATGGAAGCGATCGTATTAGCAGATTCAGGAATAAACGAAAAGAATGATATGGAAAATATAGATAATACAATTAAGTCTGATTTCGCATTCAAGCTCGAGAGTACTTGTTTAGATGAAAACTATCACCCCTCAAGCCAAACACGTCTGACGACTAATTTTGCAAACCTGGCCAGAGGAGATAATCGTCAGCAAAACTTACGTAATGCCTTAAATATGATTAACAATCGATTCAATGCATTGGCTCATTTGGACAATCCTAAAGCTGATCGTTATCTTTTAGAACTAGAAATCATCACGGTAATAATGAGTATTGATGATAAGAATCGTATTAACAATCTCCCATTGATTGAAGTTTTAAAAACGAATATTTTTGACCGTAAGACTAACCAGCGTATCGAAGGTGTCGCCGGAAATAATTTTTCTTCTTACGTACGCGATTATGATTTCAGTATTTTATTGATCGAGCACAATAAAAATAAATCTGATTTTTGCATTCCTGAAAATTTTGGTGATTTGCACGGAAAACTTTATAAGTGCTTTGTGAGTTCAGCTACTTATAAAGAACATTTTAAGATGTCACCAATCATTTGTCTAAGTGTATCGAGCAACAAAACTTATACTCGTACTGAGTATCAACATCCGGTTCTGGGTTTTGAATATCTGCAAAATGAGTACTCTATCACTGATGAATATTTCTCTAAAATGGGCTTAAAAGTTCGTTTTTTCATGCCTCCGAACAGTGTGGCGCCGATGGCTTTTTACCATTCCGGAGATCTGCTTGCTGATTATACTGATCTTGGACTAATCAGCTCAATCAGCACGATGGAGACTTTCCAGAAGATTTATCGCCCTGAAATTTACAATTCAAATTCAGCGGCTGGAAGAATCTATCAACCTAGTCTTAAACACGAAGATTATTCACTGACCCGCGTTGTTTATGACCGCGAAGAGCGCAGCCGACTGGCTGTTGAACAGGGTAAATATGCAGAGGAGCATTTTATTAAACCTTACAAAAGTGTCTTAGAACAATGGTCTGCCCATTTTGATCTTTAA
- a CDS encoding efflux RND transporter periplasmic adaptor subunit, producing MNTKNNLFFIVILSLFVLVSCGDKARKNSDKIKTVPVYKITLKDTIVSSKFVADVQAKNNVEIHARIPGLLDKVYVSEGQKVKKGQILFKISDLELQIQLLKAEAVFKSAKADLRIATVELEQAQTLFNKKVIADKELELSKAKYEAASAKVAHAVAEKKAITQQISFTTIYAPFNGTIDRIPLKEGSLVENGSLLTTVSQLDDVYAYFSIPENTYFQMMEDKTLNTQGDIKLILPNGMVYGQKGELRTADGEIDRQTGSIQYKAKFHNPQGFIKHGTSGKLIISEPKTNAILIPQKAVFSIQDKQYVFRVNKDGVVKMTNVTIETTLDDVYILNDGLKSDDLIVQEGTQSLRDGDKINMKQM from the coding sequence ATGAACACCAAAAACAATTTATTTTTCATCGTAATATTATCGCTTTTTGTCCTGGTCTCGTGCGGCGATAAAGCCAGAAAGAACTCAGACAAAATAAAAACAGTTCCGGTCTATAAAATTACCTTAAAAGACACTATAGTTTCGAGCAAATTTGTTGCCGATGTGCAAGCAAAAAACAATGTAGAAATTCATGCCCGAATTCCGGGTTTACTGGATAAAGTGTACGTAAGTGAAGGTCAAAAAGTAAAAAAAGGACAAATACTTTTTAAAATTAGCGACCTGGAACTTCAAATTCAGCTTTTGAAGGCAGAAGCTGTTTTTAAAAGTGCAAAAGCCGATCTAAGAATCGCAACTGTTGAACTGGAGCAAGCCCAAACCCTTTTCAATAAAAAAGTAATTGCAGATAAAGAACTGGAATTATCTAAAGCAAAATACGAAGCAGCTTCTGCGAAAGTAGCACATGCTGTGGCAGAAAAAAAAGCGATTACACAGCAGATCAGTTTTACTACAATCTATGCCCCTTTTAACGGAACTATTGATCGTATTCCGCTTAAAGAAGGAAGTTTAGTTGAAAACGGCTCATTATTGACCACTGTTTCTCAATTAGATGATGTTTACGCTTACTTTTCAATTCCGGAAAACACCTATTTCCAAATGATGGAAGACAAAACCTTAAACACACAGGGTGATATCAAACTTATATTGCCAAACGGAATGGTTTATGGGCAAAAAGGAGAACTAAGAACCGCTGACGGTGAAATCGACAGACAGACAGGTTCTATCCAATACAAAGCAAAATTTCATAATCCGCAGGGATTTATCAAACACGGAACTTCTGGAAAACTGATTATCTCAGAACCTAAAACCAATGCAATTTTAATTCCTCAGAAAGCTGTTTTTTCTATTCAGGATAAACAATACGTTTTCCGCGTGAACAAAGATGGAGTAGTTAAAATGACAAATGTTACAATTGAAACCACTCTTGATGATGTTTACATCTTAAACGATGGACTAAAAAGTGATGACCTGATTGTACAGGAAGGTACACAATCATTAAGAGACGGCGATAAAATCAACATGAAACAAATGTAG
- a CDS encoding Lrp/AsnC family transcriptional regulator — MEELDTTDLLLLKILGNNSSFTIKELAAQVNLSPTPVLQRVKRLENNGYIKKYIALIDHEKFGHGFIVFCNIKLKQHDRNIGNSFVEDIMKIDEVVECYNISGDYDFILKVFAKDMKHYQNFVFNKLGSVESIGSTQSTFVMSEIKNLHNINL; from the coding sequence ATGGAAGAACTCGATACTACCGATCTGCTTTTGTTGAAAATATTAGGAAACAATTCAAGTTTTACTATCAAGGAACTTGCCGCGCAGGTAAATCTGTCACCAACTCCTGTACTACAGCGTGTAAAAAGGCTGGAGAATAATGGCTACATCAAAAAATACATCGCCTTAATTGACCATGAGAAATTTGGACATGGATTTATTGTTTTTTGCAACATAAAGCTCAAACAGCATGATCGTAACATCGGCAACAGCTTTGTCGAGGATATTATGAAAATTGATGAAGTAGTAGAATGCTATAACATTTCAGGGGATTATGATTTTATTCTTAAGGTTTTCGCAAAGGATATGAAACATTACCAGAATTTCGTCTTTAATAAATTAGGTTCCGTCGAAAGTATCGGCAGTACGCAGAGCACTTTTGTAATGTCAGAAATAAAAAACCTGCACAACATAAACCTATAA
- a CDS encoding glycosyl hydrolase 115 family protein yields MNLNKLKAILLILGIMLFKPFQVIAADKSDYKTPPQYVEYKASKNAFSIVVNGKSASIYLDDSDWKGVIRAANDLADDVRKVSQIKPDIFHKSIYPAKGAILIGTIGKSKIIDQLIADKKIDVSEIKGQWESFIIQTVDGNLVVAGSDKRGTIYGIYDMSEKIGVSPWYFWADVPAKKSNQLFVKAGRYVQESPKVKYRGIFINDEWPSFGGWASIKFGGINSKMYVNMFELLLRLKANYMWPAMWSSAFNEDDPMSPALADEYGIVMGTSHHEPMMRSQKEYTKRKQEIGDWDFVKNSTNLEKFWFEGLNRNKNYENLITMSMRGDGDVAMGKGNDLDNIKTLENVIKSQRDIIQKVYNDDPANHPQLWAIFTEVQRYYDAGFNVPDDITLLFCDNNWGYIRRIAPPKEKNRKGGSGLYYHIDMNGGPNNDRWVNTTTIPKLQEQFNLAYQSGLDRIWIVNVGDLKPKELPIDFIMHFAWNPDAYPASKTMDYTINWAKGIFGKEHAEEIADIVSKYSKYNLLRKAEVQTPQIFSYVNHNEADRMLQLWKDVTAKAEALEAKIAPELKDTYYQLVLYPTKASAGVAEIYLSAGKNQLYAKQGRVSANDYAQKAKDLFALDKKLSDYYNGPMSNGKWKNMMSDIHIGYTTWQMPKENKLPELKEVMRLAEPAMGIATEGSEAAWPANQEKLQLPVFDILKKQSYYIDVFNRGTGSFEFEAKANQPWIKLSSNKGKVEKDVRILVDVDWKKLSEGKSTGIVEIKKDNEIIAVSVNAVKAALPKLKEPFFGNFTGEFTIPAYQFNANKPGKDAKWIVLPDLGKGKANMGISYVTARNITTEDGATLEYKVFLPTTGKSTVCLGILPTQDVYPQRGLRIGVTLDDQTPQVLDARKGFHDEFKEYTPEILARSSVLKPYPAINKNIALIGAGQFRRNEIFDNMRWLDFEIDVKEPGIHTLKVIMIDPEIVLEKIVVNPDNNYPSYFGAPPVLHNSK; encoded by the coding sequence ATGAATCTTAATAAATTAAAAGCTATACTTCTTATTTTGGGAATTATGCTGTTTAAACCATTTCAAGTCATCGCTGCTGATAAAAGTGATTACAAAACGCCGCCTCAATATGTTGAATACAAAGCTTCAAAAAATGCTTTTTCAATTGTTGTTAATGGAAAGTCAGCCTCAATCTATCTTGATGATTCAGACTGGAAAGGGGTGATCCGTGCCGCTAATGACTTAGCTGATGATGTACGCAAAGTTTCCCAAATCAAACCTGATATTTTTCATAAATCAATTTATCCTGCCAAAGGCGCAATTTTAATTGGAACAATAGGCAAAAGTAAAATAATAGACCAGTTAATTGCCGATAAAAAAATAGATGTTTCAGAAATAAAAGGGCAATGGGAATCCTTTATCATTCAAACTGTAGATGGTAATTTGGTTGTTGCCGGAAGTGATAAACGGGGAACCATTTATGGAATCTATGATATGTCTGAAAAAATAGGCGTTTCTCCCTGGTATTTTTGGGCTGATGTTCCTGCTAAAAAAAGCAATCAATTATTTGTAAAAGCAGGTCGCTATGTACAAGAATCTCCTAAAGTTAAGTACCGTGGAATTTTCATTAATGATGAATGGCCTTCTTTCGGCGGTTGGGCTAGCATTAAATTTGGAGGAATCAATTCCAAAATGTATGTAAATATGTTTGAATTGCTTTTGCGTTTGAAAGCCAACTATATGTGGCCGGCTATGTGGAGTAGCGCTTTTAATGAAGATGATCCTATGAGTCCGGCTTTGGCTGACGAATACGGAATTGTAATGGGAACTTCTCATCACGAACCAATGATGCGTTCGCAAAAAGAATATACAAAACGCAAACAGGAAATAGGGGACTGGGATTTTGTTAAAAACAGCACAAACCTGGAGAAATTTTGGTTTGAAGGCCTTAATCGAAATAAAAATTATGAGAACCTGATTACTATGAGTATGCGTGGCGATGGTGATGTAGCGATGGGAAAAGGAAATGATCTTGATAATATAAAAACTTTAGAAAATGTAATAAAAAGTCAACGGGATATCATTCAGAAAGTCTATAATGATGATCCTGCCAACCATCCGCAACTATGGGCAATTTTTACTGAAGTACAGCGGTATTACGATGCAGGGTTCAATGTACCTGATGATATTACGTTATTATTTTGTGATAATAATTGGGGGTACATCCGACGTATTGCGCCGCCAAAAGAAAAAAACAGAAAAGGCGGAAGCGGTCTGTATTATCACATTGATATGAACGGAGGACCAAATAACGATCGATGGGTCAATACTACCACCATCCCTAAGCTTCAGGAGCAATTCAATTTAGCTTATCAAAGCGGACTCGACCGTATCTGGATAGTTAATGTGGGAGATTTGAAGCCAAAAGAACTACCTATTGACTTCATTATGCATTTCGCCTGGAATCCTGATGCATATCCTGCAAGCAAAACAATGGATTATACTATTAACTGGGCTAAAGGCATTTTTGGAAAGGAACATGCCGAAGAAATCGCAGATATTGTTTCTAAATATTCTAAATACAATCTTTTAAGAAAGGCAGAAGTCCAGACACCTCAAATTTTCAGTTATGTAAATCATAATGAAGCTGACCGCATGCTCCAGCTTTGGAAAGATGTTACCGCTAAAGCCGAAGCATTAGAGGCAAAAATTGCACCGGAACTAAAAGACACTTATTATCAGTTAGTACTTTATCCTACGAAGGCTTCTGCAGGTGTTGCCGAAATTTATCTTTCCGCCGGTAAAAACCAGCTCTATGCGAAACAAGGAAGAGTAAGTGCCAACGATTATGCGCAAAAAGCAAAAGATCTTTTTGCTCTTGATAAAAAATTAAGTGATTATTATAACGGTCCGATGTCAAATGGGAAGTGGAAAAATATGATGTCAGATATTCATATCGGTTATACAACCTGGCAAATGCCAAAAGAAAATAAATTACCTGAATTAAAAGAAGTGATGCGGCTTGCCGAACCTGCAATGGGAATTGCAACGGAAGGTTCTGAGGCAGCATGGCCAGCAAATCAGGAAAAACTTCAGCTTCCGGTTTTTGATATACTTAAAAAACAATCTTATTATATAGATGTGTTCAATCGTGGTACAGGTTCTTTTGAGTTTGAAGCTAAAGCAAATCAGCCTTGGATTAAATTAAGTAGTAACAAAGGAAAAGTAGAAAAAGATGTTCGGATTTTGGTAGACGTTGACTGGAAAAAATTGTCCGAAGGAAAATCAACTGGTATTGTCGAAATAAAAAAAGATAATGAAATTATAGCTGTATCAGTTAATGCAGTTAAAGCAGCCTTACCAAAACTAAAAGAACCTTTTTTTGGCAATTTCACAGGCGAATTTACTATCCCTGCCTATCAATTCAATGCTAATAAACCCGGGAAAGATGCAAAATGGATTGTCCTGCCGGATTTAGGTAAAGGCAAAGCTAATATGGGAATATCCTATGTAACAGCCAGGAACATTACAACAGAGGACGGTGCTACACTGGAATATAAAGTATTTCTTCCAACAACTGGAAAAAGTACGGTTTGTTTAGGTATTCTTCCTACTCAGGATGTATATCCGCAGCGCGGGTTGAGAATTGGTGTAACACTTGATGATCAGACACCTCAGGTGTTGGATGCAAGAAAAGGTTTTCATGATGAATTCAAAGAATATACACCAGAAATTTTAGCAAGATCATCAGTTTTAAAACCTTACCCGGCGATCAATAAAAACATTGCCCTGATTGGTGCCGGGCAATTCCGCAGAAATGAAATTTTTGATAATATGCGTTGGCTGGATTTTGAAATAGATGTCAAAGAACCTGGAATTCACACACTGAAAGTAATTATGATAGATCCTGAAATAGTGCTTGAAAAAATTGTTGTGAACCCTGACAACAATTATCCGAGTTATTTTGGAGCACCGCCTGTCTTACATAATTCAAAATAG
- a CDS encoding methionine synthase, protein MNKLVPTSIVGSLPKPAWLAPPEKLWSPWKLEGDQLIEGKQDALRISLQEQQLAGVDIISDGEQTRQHFVTTFIEHLSGVDFENRKIVKIRDRYDASVPVVVGEVARQKAVFVEDVKFLRKLTDKPIKWALPGPMTMVDTLYDDHYKSREKLAWEFAKLLNEEARELQDAGVDIIQFDEPAFNVFFDEVNDWGMAALERAIEGLKCQTAVHICYGYGIQANNDWKKTLGSEWRQYEEIFPKIQKSKIDIVSLECHNSRVPFNLIELVRGKKVMVGAIDVATNTIETPEEVADTLRKTLEFVDIENLYPSTNCGMAPLSRNVARGKLSALSAGAEIIRKEFGI, encoded by the coding sequence ATGAATAAATTAGTACCTACTTCAATTGTTGGAAGTTTACCTAAACCTGCCTGGCTTGCACCGCCAGAAAAACTCTGGTCACCCTGGAAATTAGAAGGAGATCAGTTAATTGAAGGCAAACAGGATGCTCTTCGCATTTCTCTGCAGGAACAGCAATTGGCCGGGGTGGATATTATTAGTGATGGCGAGCAGACACGCCAGCATTTCGTAACCACTTTTATCGAGCATTTAAGCGGTGTAGATTTTGAAAATCGTAAAATTGTAAAAATCCGTGACCGTTATGATGCAAGTGTTCCTGTGGTTGTCGGTGAGGTTGCACGTCAAAAAGCAGTTTTTGTTGAAGATGTTAAATTTTTACGTAAACTGACAGATAAACCAATAAAATGGGCATTACCTGGTCCGATGACAATGGTAGATACCTTATACGATGACCATTACAAAAGCCGTGAAAAACTGGCATGGGAATTTGCGAAACTGCTTAATGAAGAAGCAAGAGAACTTCAGGACGCTGGTGTAGACATTATCCAGTTTGATGAACCGGCATTTAATGTGTTCTTTGATGAAGTAAACGATTGGGGAATGGCAGCATTAGAACGTGCTATTGAAGGTCTAAAATGCCAAACTGCGGTACATATCTGCTACGGTTATGGAATACAAGCCAATAATGACTGGAAAAAGACGTTGGGTTCAGAGTGGCGTCAGTACGAGGAAATTTTTCCTAAAATTCAAAAATCTAAAATTGATATTGTGTCATTAGAATGCCATAACTCACGTGTGCCTTTTAATTTAATTGAACTGGTGCGTGGCAAAAAAGTAATGGTTGGTGCAATTGATGTAGCAACTAACACTATCGAAACACCAGAAGAAGTTGCTGATACCCTGCGTAAAACTCTTGAGTTTGTAGACATCGAAAATCTTTATCCTTCGACAAACTGCGGTATGGCTCCTTTGTCCCGAAATGTGGCAAGAGGTAAATTAAGTGCTTTAAGCGCAGGAGCAGAAATTATACGCAAGGAATTTGGGATATAG
- a CDS encoding bile acid:sodium symporter family protein: MKKLLKVLSKAGFDGFLLMIGTMILLAYFLPKPGMVKEPVSLEEIANVGVSLIFFFYGLKLSVEKLKAGLANWKMHIVVQLTTFLFFPLIVLAFRPLFVNSGFELLWLGVFFLAALPSTVSSSVVMVSIAKGNIPAAIFNASISSLIGVVVTPLWVGLFIASATGDFDVTDIFIKLILQVLLPVIIGICLNSRFGAIAEKYKKQLKYFDQGVILTIIYTSFCKSFSEHLFEGFTVVELAGLAAGMIGLFFAVFFCVGLLSRLFGFSDEDRITVLFCGSKKSLVHGTVMSKVLFQHSTITGIVLLPLMLYHAFQLIAASIIAQRMARRKEV; the protein is encoded by the coding sequence TTGAAGAAATTATTAAAAGTATTAAGTAAAGCAGGTTTTGACGGTTTTTTATTAATGATTGGCACTATGATTCTGCTGGCTTATTTTTTGCCGAAGCCAGGTATGGTCAAAGAACCTGTTTCGTTGGAAGAGATTGCAAATGTAGGCGTGTCGTTGATTTTCTTTTTTTATGGTTTGAAGTTGAGTGTTGAAAAACTAAAAGCCGGTCTTGCAAACTGGAAAATGCACATTGTGGTTCAGTTAACAACCTTTTTGTTTTTTCCGCTCATCGTTTTGGCTTTTCGCCCCTTGTTTGTCAACTCCGGATTTGAGCTGCTTTGGCTGGGTGTATTTTTTCTGGCGGCTTTACCGTCCACAGTTTCCTCTTCTGTGGTCATGGTTTCCATCGCCAAAGGGAATATTCCCGCTGCGATTTTTAATGCGAGTATTTCAAGTTTGATTGGAGTAGTGGTTACGCCACTGTGGGTTGGACTGTTCATCGCTTCTGCAACAGGCGATTTTGATGTCACTGATATCTTCATAAAGCTGATTCTTCAAGTCTTGCTTCCTGTCATTATCGGTATCTGCCTCAACTCCCGTTTTGGTGCCATTGCGGAAAAATATAAGAAACAGCTCAAATATTTCGATCAGGGAGTTATTCTCACTATCATTTACACATCTTTTTGTAAATCATTCTCTGAGCATCTTTTTGAAGGCTTCACTGTTGTCGAACTTGCCGGGCTCGCTGCGGGGATGATAGGATTATTTTTTGCTGTATTCTTTTGTGTCGGACTGCTCAGTCGTTTGTTTGGCTTTTCAGACGAAGATCGTATTACGGTCTTATTTTGTGGCTCTAAAAAGTCATTGGTTCACGGTACCGTAATGTCTAAAGTGCTCTTTCAGCACAGTACCATCACCGGCATCGTATTGTTGCCACTCATGCTTTACCATGCTTTTCAATTGATTGCCGCCAGCATCATCGCTCAGCGTATGGCTCGACGAAAAGAAGTATAA